One part of the Coffea eugenioides isolate CCC68of chromosome 10, Ceug_1.0, whole genome shotgun sequence genome encodes these proteins:
- the LOC113748890 gene encoding aldehyde dehydrogenase family 3 member H1 produces MALFDAAAMMKGLRATYASGKTRSYEWRVSQLKALLKLMSFHEKEIVDALRSDLSKPELESFLQEIALLKESCGLALKELHRWMAPEKVKTMMTTFPSSAEIVPEPLGVVLVISAWNYPFLLSLDPVIGAIAAGNAVVLKPSEISPATSSVLAKLLGQYMDCSAVKVIEGAVPETTALLQQKWDKIFYTGNGKVARIVSAAAAKHLTPLVLELGGKSPVIVDSNVDLKVAARRIIAGKWGCNNGQACVSPDYAITTKEFAPDLIDTLRSELEKFYGKDPLKSNDLSRIVNSNHFNRLSKLLDDDKISGKIIHGGQKDIANLKIAPTILLDVPEDSLIMEEEIFGPLLPILTVNNVEDSFNIIKSKDKPLAAYLFTNNKKLKENFIRNISAGGLVINDTTMHLAVPTLPFGGVGESGMGAYHGKFSFDAFSHKKAVLLRSFAGDLSSRYPPYTPKKLNLLKALVNGSLFGILRALLGWHD; encoded by the exons ATGGCGCTTTTCGATGCGGCTGCGATGATGAAGGGGCTGAGGGCGACTTACGCGAGCGGAAAGACGAGGAGCTACGAATGGAGAGTTTCGCAGTTGAAAGCGTTGCTGAAATTGATGAGCTTTCATGAGAAGGAGATCGTCGATGCTCTTCGCTCCGACCTCTCCAAGCCTGAACTCGAATCTTTCCTTCAGGAG ATTGCTTTGTTGAAGGAATCATGTGGGTTGGCATTGAAGGAACTACATCGTTGGATGGCACCAGAGAAA gTTAAGACAATGATGACAACATTTCCGTCATCAGCAGAAATTGTTCCGGAACCTCTGGGTGTTGTCTTAGTCATATCAGCTTGGAATTATCCCTTCT TGTTATCTCTTGATCCCGTTATTGGAGCTATTGCAGCTGGCAATGCTGTGGTTTTGAAACCTTCAGAAATTTCCCCAGCAACATCGTCTGTTCTTGCTAAACTTCTCGGACAGTATATGGATTGTTCAGCTGTTAAAGTTATAGAAGGAGCTGTACCTGAGACAACTGCCCTACTGCAGCAGAAATGGGACAAAATTTTTTATACAG GAAATGGAAAAGTGGCGCGCATTGTTTCAGCTGCTGCAGCAAAGCATCTAACACCTCTGGTGTTGGAGCTTGGTGGAAAATCTCCGGTTATTGTTGATTCGAATGTTGATCTAAAA GTTGCAGCAAGGAGAATTATTGCAGGCAAGTGGGGATGTAATAATGGACAAGCCTGTGTTTCCCCTGATTACGCTATTACAACAAAGGAGTTTGCCCCAGATTTG ATAGATACTCTGAGATCTGAACTGGAGAAATTCTATGGGAAGGATCCATTAAAATCAAATGATTTATCTCGCATTGTGAATTCCAACCACTTCAATCGCTTAAGTAAGCTATTGGATGATGATAAGATTTCTGGTAAGATAATTCATGGAGGTCAAAAGGACATTGCCAATCT AAAGATAGCACCTACAATTTTGCTGGATGTCCCAGAAGACTCTCTAATCATGGAGGAGGAGATCTTTGGTCCTTTACTTCCTATTCTCACG GTTAACAACGTGGAGGACAGTTTTAATATCATTAAATCCAAAGACAAACCACTTGCAGCATATCTATTTACAAACAACAAAAAGCTGAAGGAGAACTTCATCAGGAATATATCAGCTGGGGGTTTGGTTATAAATGACACAACCATGCAT CTTGCAGTACCTACTTTACCATTTGGAGGGGTAGGAGAAAGTGGAATGGGAGCATACCATGGTAAATTTTCTTTTGACGCCTTCAGCCATAAGAAGGCAGTTCTGCTACGAAGTTTTGCAGGGGATTTATCTTCCAGATACCCTCCCTACACACCAAAGAAGCTGAATCTACTGAAGGCACTAGTGAATGGCAGTTTATTTGGAATCCTTCGTGCTCTATTAGGGTGGCATGATTAG
- the LOC113750746 gene encoding dnaJ protein homolog, protein MEDHSQAPPPDLHSGRSLEGVCRKCKSFVRRCYPERHPSPLKTTDTNKHRSLEKEHKALDRSNCNQVNMNGMHDCRYHEEGSPRGIPKRGSYEKAYFTRSPLSSPPASRNTSPSPLSRSTSKRSLTPIRSAAANLLRSMSRRKSAEATTLPSTLSRSVSRKASTTIMYSNSNGLMKPPAMEMTLECTLEELCFGCIKKMEITRDSVTDDGQLIQEDEVLTIKVKPGWRKGTKITFEGMGNEMPGADPADVIFTVLEKRHHMYRREGDDLELAVEIPLVKALTGCIFAIPLLGGEKMILTIDDIIYPGYQKIIPGHGMPKPHEQGERGNLIITMLVKFPTELTDEQRSEIVSILRDSC, encoded by the exons atggAAGATCATTCTCAGGCACCACCACCGGACTTGCACAGTGGCCGCAGCCTAGAAGGCGTATGTAGAAAATGCAAATCATTTGTCAGAAGATGCTATCCGGAGAGGCATCCATCTCCTTTGAAAACAACTGACACAAACAAGCATAGATCGCTGGAAAAGGAACACAAG GCTCTTGACCGCAGCAATTGCAACCAGGTAAACATGAATGGGATGCATGATTGCAGATACCATGAAGAAGGATCCCCAAGAGGAATACCAAAGCGTGGAAGTTATGAGAAAGCCTACTTCACACGTTCACCTCTATCAAGCCCTCCTGCTTCAAGAAACACAAGCCCGTCTCCTCTGTCCAGAAGTACAAGCAAAAGGAGTTTAACCCCAATCCGTTCTGCTGCAGCTAATCTCTTGAGAAGCATGAGCCGCCGAAAAAGTGCTGAAGCAACTACACTCCCTAGCACGCTTTCTAGGAGTGTAAGCCGAAAGGCTTCAACAACAATCATGTATTCCAACTCGAATGGGCTAATGAAGCCCCCAGCAATGGAAATGACTCTCGAGTGCACGCTTGAAGAGTTGTGCTTTGGATGCATCAAGAAGATGGAGATCACAAGAGATTCAGTAACTGATGATGG GCAATTAATACAAGAAGATGAAGTGCTAACCATCAAAGTTAAGCCAGGATGGAGAAAAGGAACAAAGATTACATTTGAAGGGATGGGAAACGAGATGCCCGGGGCAGATCCTGCAGATGTTATATTCACAGTTTTAGAGAAACGACACCACATGTATAGAAGAGAAGGGGATGATTTGGAGTTGGCAGTTGAAATCCCTTTGGTAAAAGCTCTAACTGGCTGTATTTTCGCAATCCCTTTATTAGGTGGAGAGAAGATGATTTTGACGATTGATGATATCATATACCCTGGTTATCAAAAGATCATACCAGGACATGGTATGCCAAAGCCACATGAACAGGGGGAAAGAGGAAACTTAATAATAACAATGCTTGTTAAGTTTCCAACAGAACTCACAGATGAACAGAGATCTGAAATTGTTAGTATTTTACGAGATTCTTGTTGA